In the genome of Acidimicrobiia bacterium, one region contains:
- a CDS encoding ABC transporter permease, producing MNLADLWKRSRTGVLAVAMALVVGILLLLVAGANPFEALGVIIDGSLGSTARFGDTLMVWAPLVLAAAGLLITFAAGLWNIGVEGQIVFGAIAASLVAREVSGPTWLIVTLALLAGFVGGGFWAFLAGLLRTYGKVNEIFGGLGLFFVAQALAVYLVLGPWKRPGVASTSGTEPFPRESWLPTLGSTRLSWVAVLVAVIAVLVVFYLLRGTRFGLRLKAVGKNMRSAFLLGIPTGRYMLAAFALGGGLAGLAGAVQATGFHHKLVPSISGGYGFLAILVAMLAGYAARWIAPIAFVFAMLAVGSTLLPLKLGLDSSVGGVLQGVLVLFTILAQGWQARRQDRSDGMAVGPPETPIVPGEVG from the coding sequence TGGCAGTGGCGATGGCGCTGGTGGTAGGCATTCTGTTGCTCCTCGTCGCCGGCGCCAACCCGTTTGAGGCCCTTGGTGTGATCATCGACGGGTCGCTGGGTAGCACCGCCAGGTTCGGCGATACGCTGATGGTGTGGGCACCGCTGGTCCTGGCGGCCGCCGGCCTGCTCATCACGTTTGCTGCCGGGCTTTGGAACATCGGCGTCGAGGGTCAGATCGTCTTCGGTGCGATCGCCGCTTCGCTAGTTGCCCGAGAGGTTTCCGGTCCTACCTGGTTGATTGTGACGCTGGCTTTGCTGGCCGGATTCGTGGGCGGAGGGTTCTGGGCCTTCCTCGCCGGTCTGCTCAGGACGTATGGAAAGGTCAACGAGATCTTCGGGGGTCTCGGGTTGTTTTTCGTGGCTCAGGCGCTCGCCGTCTATCTCGTGCTTGGACCATGGAAGCGACCGGGCGTCGCCTCGACCAGTGGAACCGAACCGTTCCCCCGAGAGTCGTGGCTCCCGACGCTGGGTTCGACCCGACTCTCCTGGGTCGCCGTTCTCGTGGCGGTGATCGCCGTGCTGGTGGTGTTCTACCTGCTGCGCGGCACGCGCTTCGGTCTGCGGCTGAAGGCCGTCGGCAAGAACATGCGTAGCGCCTTCCTTCTCGGAATTCCCACGGGCCGCTACATGCTGGCCGCCTTTGCCCTCGGTGGAGGACTGGCTGGCCTAGCCGGTGCCGTCCAGGCGACCGGGTTTCATCACAAGCTCGTGCCGTCCATCTCCGGTGGGTATGGATTTCTGGCGATCCTGGTGGCGATGTTGGCCGGTTATGCGGCACGCTGGATCGCACCGATCGCCTTCGTGTTTGCCATGCTGGCCGTGGGCAGCACGCTCCTTCCGTTGAAACTCGGGCTCGACTCCTCTGTCGGCGGTGTATTGCAGGGCGTGCTGGTGCTGTTCACGATCCTGGCGCAGGGCTGGCAGGCGCGTAGACAGGACCGATCGGACGGAATGGCGGTCGGGCCACCGGAGACACCGATCGTTCCCGGAGAGGTGGGCTGA